In one window of Rhinopithecus roxellana isolate Shanxi Qingling chromosome 15, ASM756505v1, whole genome shotgun sequence DNA:
- the FEN1 gene encoding flap endonuclease 1, translating into MGIQGLAKLIADVAPSAIRENDIKSYFGRKVAIDASMSIYQFLIAVRQGGDVLQNEEGETTSHLMGMFYRTIRMMENGIKPVYVFDGKPPQLKSGELAKRSERRAEAEKQLQQAQAAGAEQEVEKFTKRLVKVTKQHNDECKHLLSLMGIPYLDAPSEAEASCAALVKAGKVYAAATEDMDCLTFGSPVLMRHLTASEAKKLPIQEFHLSRILQELGLNQEQFVDLCILLGSDYCESIRGIGPKRAVDLIQKHKSIEEIVRRLDPNKYPVPENWLHKEAHQLFLKPEVLDPESVELKWSEPNEEELVKFMCGEKQFSEERIRSGVKRLSKSRQGSTQGRLDDFFKVTGSLSSAKRKEPEPKGSTKKKAKTGAAGKFKRGK; encoded by the coding sequence GCCCCCAGTGCCATCCGGGAGAATGACATCAAGAGCTACTTTGGCCGTAAGGTGGCCATTGATGCCTCTATGAGCATTTATCAGTTCCTGATTGCTGTTCGCCAGGGTGGGGATGTGCTGCAGAACGAGGAGGGTGAGACCACCAGCCACCTGATGGGCATGTTCTACCGCACCATTCGCATGATGGAGAATGGCATCAAGCCTGTGTATGTCTTTGATGGCAAGCCACCACAGCTCAAGTCAGGCGAGCTGGCCAAACGCAGTGAGCGGCGGGCTGAGGCAGAGAAGCAGCTGCAGCAGGCTCAGGCTGCTGGGGCCGAGCAGGAGGTGGAAAAATTCACTAAGCGACTGGTGAAGGTCACTAAGCAGCACAACGATGAGTGCAAACATCTGCTGAGCCTCATGGGCATCCCTTATCTTGATGCACCCAGCGAGGCAGAGGCCAGCTGTGCTGCCCTGGTGAAGGCTGGCAAAGTCTATGCTGCGGCTACCGAGGACATGGACTGCCTCACCTTTGGCAGCCCTGTGCTAATGCGACACCTGACTGCCAGTGAAGCCAAAAAGCTGCCAATCCAGGAATTCCACCTGAGCCGGATTCTTCAGGAGCTGGGCCTGAACCAGGAACAGTTTGTGGATCTCTGCATTCTGCTAGGCAGTGACTACTGTGAGAGTATCCGGGGTATTGGGCCCAAGCGGGCTGTGGACCTCATCCAGAAGCACAAGAGCATCGAGGAGATTGTGCGGCGACTTGACCCCAACAAGTACCCTGTGCCAGAAAATTGGCTCCACAAGGAGGCTCACCAGCTCTTCTTGAAACCTGAGGTGCTGGACCCAGAGTCTGTGGAGCTGAAGTGGAGCGAGCCAAATGAAGAAGAGCTGGTCAAGTTCATGTGTGGTGAAAAGCAGTTCTCTGAGGAGCGAATCCGCAGTGGGGTCAAGAGGCTGAGTAAGAGCCGCCAAGGCAGCACCCAGGGCCGCCTGGATGATTTCTTCAAGGTGACCGGCTCACTCTCTTCAGCTAAGCGCAAGGAGCCAGAACCCAAGGGATCCACTAAGAAGAAGGCAAAGACTGGGGCAGCAGGGAAgtttaaaaggggaaaataa